In a single window of the Candidatus Hinthialibacter antarcticus genome:
- a CDS encoding DUF4962 domain-containing protein, with translation MKNIWILCSIIAIFAITGIAAPSIDETPAQEREWGFRPVDRDHLQLNPPSFSWRPQRGAETYELQCSSDLSFQTIEYQIDDWTFNVHTPPTPFKPGAWHWRFRYISHDNVVSEWSRMRTFSISEDATEFSLPSRNELIARIPKQHPRLFVRPEQIENYKQRAQTDLKEHFNALVKQCEAIMKNPPSTDEPKRYPDDIERKSEEWRALWWGNRTYTIKALNSAATLAFTRLVGGKEEYGEMAKRILLDCAKWDPKGSTGYRYNDEAGMPYNYYFSRTYTFVNDLLNEEEKQFCREVMRVRGQEMSEHLNPRHLWQPYASHSNRAWHFLGEVGIAFLDEIPEAEDWVWFAANVFSNVYPVWSDSDGGWHEGSSYWNSYMGRFTWWADVMRVAMDLDAFEKPFFSQAGYYPMYLAPPGAKDGGFGDLTANRRSDHYVNLVSIFAAQAKNSYWQWYVDQHGGASFDNSYIGFIRGALPKVEAKAPSELPASRCFWGTGQAMLNSDLLNAKDNVQVVFKSSPFGTQSHGYESQNSFLLNVFGERMFIRTGKRDIYGSDHHQNWMWDSKSTNTITVNGQGQKKHSGSAVGEILEFYTSDKVDYVAGEASAAYEGKLERFTRRIIYLKPDAVLIYDTLDAPEPSSFEWRLHAVDEMKIENQHNILAKNGDVECRVDFLWPNDLALSQTNKFDPPPRERVKLTEYHLTAETKSKSKRQEFITLFQPYRKNGPQKYEASIQAGENGYSITLDNAEKPVSILLCPDSGQVVAKIGVQPARSVAQVGVHFGDETPIYFGK, from the coding sequence ATGAAAAACATTTGGATTTTATGCAGCATCATTGCCATTTTTGCAATCACTGGAATCGCGGCGCCTTCTATTGATGAGACGCCTGCGCAGGAGCGCGAATGGGGTTTTCGTCCAGTTGACCGAGACCATCTTCAACTGAATCCGCCCTCATTTAGCTGGCGGCCGCAACGGGGCGCCGAAACCTATGAACTCCAATGTTCATCTGATTTATCATTTCAGACGATCGAATATCAAATTGACGATTGGACGTTTAATGTTCATACTCCGCCTACACCATTTAAGCCTGGAGCCTGGCACTGGCGCTTCCGGTACATATCCCATGACAATGTTGTGTCTGAATGGAGCCGGATGCGGACGTTTTCTATATCAGAAGACGCAACAGAATTTTCGCTGCCGTCGCGCAATGAATTAATCGCCCGCATTCCCAAACAACATCCGCGCTTGTTTGTGCGTCCTGAACAAATAGAGAATTATAAGCAACGGGCGCAGACGGATTTGAAAGAGCATTTTAACGCTTTGGTCAAACAGTGCGAAGCGATTATGAAAAACCCGCCTTCGACCGATGAACCAAAGCGCTATCCAGATGATATTGAGCGAAAGAGCGAAGAATGGCGCGCTCTCTGGTGGGGCAACCGCACATATACAATCAAAGCGCTTAATAGCGCAGCGACGCTGGCGTTTACCCGGCTTGTCGGCGGCAAAGAAGAATACGGCGAGATGGCAAAGCGCATACTATTGGATTGCGCTAAGTGGGACCCCAAAGGCTCAACCGGCTATCGCTATAACGATGAAGCCGGAATGCCGTATAACTATTATTTCTCCAGGACCTATACCTTCGTTAATGATTTATTAAATGAAGAGGAAAAACAGTTCTGCCGCGAAGTCATGCGTGTTCGAGGGCAGGAAATGTCTGAGCATCTCAACCCCAGACATTTGTGGCAGCCATACGCGAGCCATAGCAACCGGGCTTGGCATTTTCTCGGTGAAGTCGGTATCGCGTTTCTGGATGAAATCCCCGAAGCCGAAGACTGGGTATGGTTTGCCGCCAACGTATTCTCAAACGTATACCCGGTTTGGAGCGACAGCGACGGCGGATGGCATGAAGGCAGTAGTTACTGGAACAGTTACATGGGCCGTTTTACCTGGTGGGCGGACGTGATGCGGGTTGCAATGGATTTAGATGCGTTTGAAAAACCGTTCTTCTCACAAGCCGGATATTATCCCATGTATCTGGCGCCTCCTGGAGCGAAAGACGGCGGATTCGGCGATTTAACCGCGAATCGTAGATCAGATCATTACGTCAATTTGGTTTCGATTTTTGCTGCACAGGCCAAAAACTCCTATTGGCAATGGTACGTCGACCAACATGGCGGCGCATCATTCGATAATTCCTACATTGGCTTCATTCGCGGCGCATTGCCAAAGGTCGAAGCAAAAGCCCCGAGTGAATTGCCTGCTTCGCGTTGTTTTTGGGGTACGGGCCAGGCGATGTTGAACAGCGATTTGCTGAATGCAAAAGATAATGTGCAAGTCGTATTCAAAAGCAGCCCCTTCGGAACCCAAAGCCACGGCTATGAATCGCAAAATTCATTTCTGTTGAACGTGTTTGGCGAGCGGATGTTTATCCGTACTGGCAAGCGCGACATCTACGGCAGCGACCATCATCAAAATTGGATGTGGGATTCAAAATCAACGAATACCATCACCGTCAACGGACAGGGGCAGAAAAAACATTCAGGCTCTGCGGTTGGTGAGATTCTGGAGTTTTATACCAGCGATAAGGTTGATTATGTCGCGGGAGAAGCCTCGGCTGCGTATGAAGGAAAACTTGAGCGTTTTACGAGGCGCATCATCTATCTCAAACCGGATGCGGTGTTGATCTATGACACGCTAGACGCGCCAGAGCCGTCTAGTTTTGAGTGGCGTCTTCATGCGGTGGATGAAATGAAGATTGAAAATCAACATAATATTCTCGCAAAGAACGGCGATGTAGAATGCCGCGTCGATTTTTTATGGCCCAATGATTTGGCGCTCTCTCAAACCAACAAGTTTGATCCACCGCCCCGCGAACGCGTCAAATTGACGGAGTATCACCTCACAGCGGAAACCAAGTCAAAATCAAAACGTCAGGAGTTTATCACCCTATTTCAGCCGTATAGAAAAAATGGGCCACAGAAATATGAAGCGTCCATCCAAGCGGGAGAAAATGGATATTCAATCACTTTAGACAATGCTGAAAAACCAGTAAGTATTTTGCTTTGTCCTGATTCTGGTCAGGTTGTTGCTAAGATAGGAGTTCAACCCGCGCGTTCCGTTGCGCAAGTCGGCGTTCATTTCGGCGATGAAACGCCAATCTATTTTGGGAAATAG